A single region of the Nocardioides aurantiacus genome encodes:
- a CDS encoding alpha-hydroxy acid oxidase, whose product MHGDATGWLADLESRARAVLPAPVLRYVSEGARDEVTLAEATAAWREVRLLPRVLRDVREVRLGGALLGSPTRSPLGVAPMTLQRAAHARGEVAMAEAAAVAGVPMVLSSNAGSTFADVGATGATWWLQLYMTPEREVAARLLDEAVRHGAAAVVLTVDTPVVGTRHAAPDEERVWDVADPAWVGANLPESGREPDPAGRAKAMDLAPADLGWLRERSGVPLVVKGVLRGDDAADAVQAGADGVWVSNHGGRQLDQAQATARCVGRVREAVGDRATVLVDGGVRSGLHAAVGLALGADAVLLGRPLFMALAAEGPDGVRRALGLLHDELEEAMRLAGCPDVAALRGVVDSGATGPR is encoded by the coding sequence GTGCACGGGGACGCGACGGGGTGGCTCGCCGACCTGGAGAGCCGAGCCCGTGCCGTCCTGCCCGCCCCGGTGCTGCGCTACGTCAGCGAGGGCGCCCGCGACGAGGTGACCCTGGCCGAGGCGACCGCGGCCTGGCGCGAGGTCAGGCTGCTGCCCCGGGTGCTGCGCGACGTCCGCGAGGTGCGCCTGGGCGGTGCGCTGCTCGGCAGCCCCACCCGGTCGCCCCTGGGCGTCGCCCCGATGACGCTGCAGCGTGCGGCCCACGCCCGCGGCGAGGTCGCGATGGCGGAGGCGGCTGCGGTGGCCGGCGTCCCGATGGTGCTCTCCAGCAACGCCGGGAGCACCTTCGCCGACGTCGGGGCCACGGGGGCGACGTGGTGGCTCCAGCTCTACATGACCCCGGAGCGGGAGGTCGCCGCCCGGCTGCTCGACGAGGCGGTGCGCCACGGCGCGGCCGCCGTCGTCCTCACGGTCGACACCCCGGTCGTCGGCACGCGGCACGCCGCCCCGGACGAGGAGCGCGTCTGGGACGTGGCCGACCCGGCGTGGGTGGGCGCCAACCTGCCCGAGTCCGGCCGGGAGCCCGACCCGGCTGGTCGTGCCAAGGCCATGGACCTCGCGCCGGCCGACCTGGGCTGGCTGCGCGAGCGGTCGGGCGTGCCGCTCGTGGTCAAGGGCGTGCTGCGGGGGGACGACGCGGCCGACGCCGTCCAGGCGGGCGCAGACGGGGTCTGGGTCTCCAACCACGGGGGACGCCAGCTCGACCAGGCCCAGGCCACGGCCCGCTGCGTCGGCCGCGTCCGGGAGGCCGTCGGAGACCGGGCGACGGTGCTCGTCGACGGGGGAGTGCGCAGCGGGCTCCACGCGGCCGTGGGCCTGGCGCTCGGCGCCGATGCCGTGCTGCTCGGGCGCCCGCTGTTCATGGCCCTGGCCGCCGAGGGGCCCGACGGTGTACGCCGCGCCCTGGGGCTGCTCCACGACGAGCTCGAGGAGGCGATGCGCCTGGCCGGGTGCCCCGACGTCGCCGCGCTGCGGGGCGTGGTCGACAGCGGAGCCACAGGCCCTCGGTGA
- the tyrS gene encoding tyrosine--tRNA ligase, which yields MTTDPHLLDDLEWRGLIAHATDRDALREALTADSVRFYVGFDPTAPSLHMGNLVQLLTARRLQQAGHTPYALVGGATGMIGDPRDSGERTLNSRDTVKEWVGRVRSQIEPFLDFDGPTGATMVDNYDWTASLSTIDFLRDIGKHFPVNRMLARDVVRSRLEAGISYTEFSYVLLQSMDFLNLHRDHGVTLQFGGSDQWGNLTGGVELIRRAEGGHAHAFATPLVTKADGTKYGKTEGGALWLDPQMLSPYAFHQFWLNVEDEKVGELLRIFTFLTREEIEELDAATAEQPFRRAAQKRLADEVTTLVHGAAETEQAKAAAAALFGGGELRELHPGTLAAALREAGTSRAPAGTPTVDLLVASGLVRSKGEARRTISEGGAYLNNERVTDVDHVPGPQDLLGGSWLVLRRGKKNLAGVEVG from the coding sequence TTGACCACCGACCCGCACCTGCTCGACGACCTGGAGTGGCGGGGGCTGATCGCGCACGCGACCGACCGTGACGCCCTCCGCGAGGCGCTCACGGCGGACAGCGTCCGGTTCTACGTCGGCTTCGACCCGACCGCGCCGAGCCTCCACATGGGCAACCTGGTGCAGCTGCTGACGGCCCGCAGGCTCCAGCAGGCCGGCCACACGCCGTACGCCCTCGTCGGGGGTGCGACCGGCATGATCGGCGACCCCCGGGACTCCGGCGAACGCACCCTCAACAGCCGCGACACGGTCAAGGAGTGGGTGGGTCGCGTCCGCTCCCAGATCGAGCCGTTCCTGGACTTCGACGGACCGACCGGCGCCACGATGGTCGACAACTACGACTGGACCGCGAGCCTCTCCACGATCGACTTCCTGCGCGACATCGGCAAGCACTTCCCGGTCAACCGCATGCTGGCCCGCGACGTCGTGCGGAGCCGGCTGGAGGCCGGCATCAGCTACACCGAGTTCAGCTACGTGCTGCTCCAGTCGATGGACTTCCTCAACCTCCACCGCGACCACGGGGTGACGCTGCAGTTCGGCGGCAGCGACCAGTGGGGCAACCTCACCGGAGGCGTCGAGCTGATCCGCCGGGCCGAGGGCGGCCACGCGCACGCCTTCGCCACGCCGCTGGTGACCAAGGCCGACGGCACCAAGTACGGCAAGACCGAGGGCGGGGCGCTGTGGCTGGACCCGCAGATGCTCTCGCCGTACGCCTTCCACCAGTTCTGGCTCAACGTGGAGGACGAGAAGGTCGGCGAGCTGCTGCGGATCTTCACCTTCCTGACCCGGGAGGAGATCGAGGAGCTCGACGCGGCCACCGCCGAGCAGCCCTTCCGGAGGGCCGCGCAGAAGCGGCTGGCCGACGAGGTGACCACGCTGGTGCACGGTGCTGCCGAGACCGAGCAGGCCAAGGCGGCAGCCGCAGCACTGTTCGGCGGGGGCGAGCTGCGAGAGCTCCACCCCGGCACGTTGGCGGCCGCGCTGCGCGAGGCCGGGACCTCCAGGGCGCCCGCGGGGACGCCGACGGTGGACCTGCTCGTCGCCTCCGGGCTGGTCAGGAGCAAGGGCGAGGCGCGCCGCACCATCAGCGAGGGCGGGGCCTACCTCAACAACGAGCGTGTCACCGACGTCGACCACGTGCCCGGCCCCCAGGACCTCCTGGGGGGTTCCTGGCTGGTGCTGCGGCGGGGCAAGAAGAACCTCGCCGGCGTCGAGGTGGGCTGA